A single Cucumis melo cultivar AY chromosome 4, USDA_Cmelo_AY_1.0, whole genome shotgun sequence DNA region contains:
- the LOC103487172 gene encoding probable calcium-binding protein CML45, translated as MQTQVTNAVKSVQLDPSPLVFVDWISNLPILFNFAGRIHELIRSLPYWSILQSQYSKEKALSQSNCSSQSDDKIIITTQQNCSMSREEVRFVMEKLELFWREENDDDDDDDDDEEIGESDEIIRGMFEENEPSLEELKQTFNVFDRNKDGFIDEHELFIVLSLLESNKGIFIHDCKTMIARFDLNNDGKIDFHEFVKFMEVALC; from the coding sequence ATGCAAACGCAGGTAACCAACGCTGTCAAGAGCGTGCAGCTCGACCCGTCACCGCTCGTTTTTGTCGATTGGATATCAAATCTACCAATTTTATTCAACTTTGCAGGCAGAATACATGAGCTGATTAGATCTCTACCTTATTGGTCAATTCTTCAATCACAGTACTCCAAAGAGAAAGCTTTATCACAAAGTAATTGCTCTTCACAATCTGATGATAAAATCATCATCACTACTCAGCAAAATTGCTCAATGAGCAGAGAGGAAGTGAGATTTGTGATGGAAAAATTAGAGCTTTTTTGGAGGgaagaaaatgatgatgatgatgatgatgatgatgatgaagaaattGGGGAAAGTGATGAAATTATAAGAGGTATGTTTGAAGAGAATGAACCAAGTTTGGAAGAATTGAAGCAAACATTTAATGTGTTTGATAGAAACAAAGATGGTTTCATTGATGAACATGAATTGTTCATAGTTCTGAGCCTGCTTGAATCTAATAAAGGCATTTTCATCCATGATTGCAAAACAATGATAGCCAGATTTGATCTCAATAATGATGGTAAAATTGATTTCCATGAATTTGTTAAGTTTATGGAAGTTGCTTTGTGTTAG